A stretch of the Bacillus sp. B-jedd genome encodes the following:
- a CDS encoding YqjF family protein — MVKLLKETRHRPYPLPNLPWLMTQTWENLLFLHWRVDAGQVRQHLPAELELDTWDGSAWISISPFQVKHQRFRILPEIPMLNEYLELNVRTYVKRNGRQGVWFFSLDANLAPAVMAANGFLALPYKNAEMDFEEVDFKGSLSPSDKVTVEPSEQREVFAKGKKGFRFTNERINAEDGFGRFNVTYRPVSRGSVTRSGTLEHWLIERYCLFTEKDGKILRGDIHHLPWDVADAEAEVAVNMMSPIPLAGEPLLQYCESKKVLMFPFVEN; from the coding sequence ATGGTTAAGTTGTTGAAGGAGACGCGTCACAGGCCATATCCTCTGCCGAATTTGCCCTGGCTCATGACCCAGACGTGGGAGAATCTGCTGTTTCTTCATTGGCGCGTTGACGCAGGACAAGTCAGGCAGCACCTCCCGGCTGAATTGGAGCTGGATACGTGGGACGGCTCGGCCTGGATTTCAATTTCCCCTTTTCAGGTGAAACATCAGCGCTTTCGGATTTTACCGGAAATCCCGATGCTGAACGAATATTTGGAGCTGAATGTCAGGACATACGTGAAACGGAACGGCCGGCAGGGTGTATGGTTCTTTTCTTTGGACGCCAATCTTGCCCCGGCTGTGATGGCGGCAAATGGATTTCTGGCGCTGCCGTATAAAAATGCGGAGATGGATTTTGAGGAAGTTGACTTCAAGGGTTCCTTATCTCCCAGTGACAAAGTTACCGTTGAACCCTCTGAGCAACGGGAAGTTTTTGCAAAAGGAAAGAAGGGTTTCAGGTTTACGAATGAGCGAATTAATGCCGAGGATGGATTCGGACGGTTCAACGTGACTTATCGGCCTGTTTCAAGGGGGAGTGTAACCCGGTCTGGTACGCTTGAACACTGGCTGATTGAGCGTTACTGCCTGTTTACAGAAAAGGACGGGAAAATTCTGCGCGGCGATATCCACCACCTTCCATGGGATGTGGCCGATGCCGAGGCGGAAGTGGCTGTCAATATGATGAGCCCAATTCCATTGGCAGGCGAACCGCTGCTTCAATACTGTGAATCAAAAAAGGTGTTGATGTTCCCATTTGTAGAGAATTAA